From the genome of Parabacteroides sp. FAFU027:
TCGGGTGAAGAAAAAGAGCAGTTTAATGCTTTATTCAAAGAAAACTGCCAGCCGGTAAAGGTACATAGCGCATTTCTCCTGAATGAAAAACAACAAACGGAAATCGTAAATGCCGTTTCGCAAATAACAGGCATCCGGCCGCAATGTCACTTCGAAACGTCGCCTCACTTGGTCAGCGGAATCGAACTCATCGCCAACGGTCACAAAATAGACTGGAGCATTGACGAATACCTGCATTCGCTGCAATCTGCCATCACTGAAACAATAAAAGCAAAACCCGAAGCAGATAAGGATGCCGAAGAATGACTTACATACTATCGTCACTGACCTGTTTGACCAATTAGAGAAAAACAGGGAGCAGCACCTTTTCACGCTTTCACCGCGGGAGATTGGAACGGTTACCAGTGTGACTTCCGGTATCGCCCGTGTCTCCGGACTGCCCGGTGTGGGGTTTGAAGAACTGCTCCGGTTTCCGGGTGATGTGTACGGCATTGCCTACAATATCGATGCAGACGAAATCGGCGTTATCCTGCTGGGTGAAGATTGGCTTCTGCACGTGGGCGATGAGGTGGAGCGAACAGGCCGGGTCATGGATATTCCGGTGGGAAATGCGGTCATCGGACGGGTCATCAATCCGGTGGGTGAACCGATGGACGGTCTGGGTACAATACCCTTTACCGAACGGCTGCCCATCGAGCGTCCCGCCCATCCCATCATGGACCGTTCTGCGGTATCCATGCCGCTGCAAACCGGCATCAAGGCAATTGATGCACTCATTCCCGTAGGGCGTGGCCAACGCGAGCTAATCATGGGTGACCGGCAGACGGGCAAGACCGCCATCGCGGTTGATACCATCATCAACCAACGGGGAAAAGATGTGATTTGCATCTATTGTGCCATCGGCCAGCGTGCGGCTTCGGTCGCCAAGGTGATTGCTAACCTGCGCCATCACGGTGCTATAGATTACACCGTGGTCGTAGCCACCGAAGGCAACAATCCGCCGGGACTGAAATACATTGCGCCTTACGCCGCCACCAGCATTGGCGAATATTTTATGGAGCAGGGACGTGATGTGCTGGTTATTTATGACGACCTGACAGAACATGCCCGTTCCTATCGTGAACTTTCGCTGTTGTTGCGACGGCCACCCGGCCGGGAGGCTTTCCCCGGAGATATTTTCTATATTCACTCCCGCTTGTTGGAACGTGCCACCCACCTTTGTGACGAGCTGAAGGGCGGTTCGCTGACGGCTCTACCCATTGTGGAGACGGAGGCGCAAAACATATCAGCGTACATCCCAACGAACCTGATTTCGATTACCGACGGTCAGATTTACCTTTCTCCTAAACTATTCGAGCTGGGCATCCTGCCCGCGGTGGATGTGGGTAAATCGGTCTCCCGTGTGGGTGGAAAGGCGCAGCTCCCAGCTTATCGCACTGTAACGGGCAGCCTGAAACTGGCCTATTCCCAATTTGAAGAACTGGAAAACTATGCACGATTCGGTACCCGACTGGATGATAATACCAAACGAATCATTGAGCATGGCAAACGCATCCGCACCTGGTTGAAGCAACCGGAGCTGCATCCGCTTTCCGTGGCGGAACAAATCGTGGTGCTGCTGGCGCTTACCGAAGGGCACTTTGACTCCATTTCCATCGATGACATGAAGCTTGCCGAAGCCGCACTTCTTGAGGCTTGTCCCCAACTACCCGCCGAATTGCTCGACCGTATCTATACCGGAACGGCATTCAGCGATGAGGACCGTAGTTTTATTCTTGATTTTGCCGGGCAGATATTGAAGGCGTTTGAAATTGACTAATGTTTATCGAAGGCCTCTCTATGAGCGAGGCCTTCGAGTATGCACCTCGACCGACTCGCTCATAGAGAGTCGGTCGATAGAATAAAAAATCTCAATCTCATGGATACCCTCGAAAGCCTACGCCGCAAACTGGAGGGCGCCGGAAAAATAAAATCGGTCGTCCGCACCATGAAAGCCGTGGCTGCCTCCAACATCGGGCAGTACGAGTCAGCGGTGAGTTCGTTGGGCGACTATTTCCGCACCGTGGAGCTGGGGATTCTGGCCTATTTCAGGGAAGAGAAAATAACCCGAAGTAGGGAACATAAAACGTCTAAGAAGGAAGAAGAACGCACGATATGCGCCATCGTATTGGGTTCCGACCAGGGATTGGTAGGCCAATTCAATGATACACTGGCGGATTATGTCATTGCTTCATTAAGGGAAATGCAAGGCAAACAAGAGGTGTGGGCCGTGGGGGAACGGGTACAATTTCTACTGGCGGATTCGGGATTAAACCTTCAACATCTCTTTGCCGTACCACAATCGGTCAAGGCCATCACACCGCTGGTGGCCCAGTTGCTCAATCAAAGTGAACTGCTCCGGGAGAATTCCCCCGATGTTGAAATCTACCTCTACCACAATCAACCGAAACCGGGAGCCGGTTATACCCCGACCGTACAGCGGTGGCTGCCGTTGGATGAGACGTGGCGGGATTCCATTGCCGAACTGCACTGGCCTTCCGGGAATCTACCCGAGGTGATCGGTGGGAAAAAGGAAACCCTCGCAGCGTTGATTCGCGAATACCTCTTCGTGTCACTCTTCAAAGCCCTCGCCGAATCGCTGATGAGCGAAAATGCAAGTCGGTTGGCCGCCATGCAACGGGCCGAAAAAAACATCGACGAACTGCTCGATGACCTGCAACACAAATTCCACAGCCTGCGCCAGAGCCTCATTGATGAGGAGTTGTTTGATGTAGTTTCGGGCTTTGAGGCGTTGAAGAATGAGGAGAAAAGGGAAGAAGATGATGTATCAGATGATAAATAGGATTGTTGAACCCCTTCAGGGTTCGGGCATCATTTATCCTTGTTCCCCGGGTTTCACCCGGGGAATGTGTGAAAAGCAGAGGCCGAACCCTGAAAGGGTTCAACCACTAAAGGCAGTCAATATCATCTGTGTGTATTTCCCGGGCTGAAAGCCCTGTATATCCTAGCCCAAGGCAACGCCTTGGGCATGAATACCAAGACCAACCGAGCCCTGAAGGGGCGATATAGGAACATAACCCGTTTTATATCGCCCCTTCAGGGCTCCATTTATATGATTCATCCTCTACCCAGGACGTTGTCCTGGGCTAGGATATATCAGGCCTTCAGCCTTCTTATTCTCACCCTTTCCCCACTATCTCTTTCAGCGTTTGCCGCAATATTTTAACCTCCATTTCCAGCTCTTTGATGTGGTCGTCTTGTGCCGAAGAAGAATTTTCTACCGTCGCAACCGATTCTATCTTTGGTTCGGAATACGATAAGGTCGATGCTATTTCGAGTAAGAAATTATACTGGAGAATTTCAGAGATTTCCAGCAGTCGCTGCACCTGAATGGTATCACTATGCAGCATCACTTTTACCGTAGAAGGATGCAGGTTCAGTTTTTTAGCCAGGTCAACAGCGGTCATGTGCCTTTTGCTCATTTCGCGGCGAATCAGAAGAATGGGATTAATCTTTTCCATAGCATACGTGTTTTAGAAATAGGCAATTGCACCAAAAATAACAATAATCGCTGAAAAAGACAGCCTTACCGCTTAAATATTCAGCGACATCGCTGAATATTTAAGCGCATTCGCTCATAAATTAAGCTATATAGCTGAAATAAACAGCGAATTCGCTGTTTTAATGAGCGTATTCGCTTAAAAAAACAGCGGCATCGCTGTAAATTTGAGCGATGCCGCTGATAAAATAAGCGTTATTGCATGTAAAAGGTGAAATCTTACGGTTTTTGCAAGAAAAGCTCCCCGAAAAACTCCGGTCGGTGAAAGTCCGGCTTCGGTGTTTCTATGGGATTCCAGCTCAGGTAGTGCGGCAGGATGGTACCGTCGGCACATTTGTAGAAATTGGCACGGATGCTATCCGGGAGGTTCTTTCCATCAAGACCAATCAAAGAAAAGGGAATCGAAACGAGAACATCCCAGACAAACAAGCCCTCCATTTCCTGAAACGGCTTATGCCCTAAGGCGGGATATCGTTTTATCTGCGCCAGTTCATCCGCCGTAAGTAACGCAAAATCGTCGCGACTACTGCGTTTGGCGGCGTAGCAGGTACCGATGCAGTTGAATTCGAAGTTATAATAAAACTCGCTACCCGGCGGCTGTACGAAAAATTCCACGCAACTGTCGGTCCACACCGGCGACTGGTCTTCCGTATAAAGCGCCTTCAGGCAATTCCCCCTTACAAAAAAATGGATATAAATGCGGTCCGCATCATGTGCTATGGAGTAGGCGGCAATCGGTTTGTAGTGAAACTGCGGCCAATTGACGTGATCAATGCTTTGACGGGTGGCTTTTTCTTCCATCAATTGGATGATACGTTCTTCATCCAGTTCAGCCAATTGGGGTAAATATGGGATATTTGCACTCTTCATTTTCTGTGATTTATGGGTTAATCGAATAGAAATGTAAAAATAGCATTTTCCATCCGATTTTCATAACCGGAGAAATGAAGATTTAGTTGGTTTAATCTTTTACCGAAAAGCTACAGATATGCTTCACGGAGTGATAAGCGTGAGTGGTTTTTACCTCGGCAAAGGTGCTGTAAATAAGGCCAATCAGAGAAATGGCAATGATGATGCCGGCAATGATGCGGTTTACCACCCAAAGGCGGCGCAGATTGATGCGGTCACGCAATTTGCCGAAAAGCGTAGTCACCAACAACCACCAAAGCAAGGCTCCCACGGCAATGGAGACAAAACCGAGAATATGCTGACCGAATGAAAAGTCGGCGTTGTAGAAATTCAAACGGGCAAAGAGTGCGATAAATAGAAAGATAATCAGCGGATTGGAAAGCGTAAGCAAAAATGCCGTCACAAAATCCTGTGTGTAGGTCGTGATGTTTTTCCGTTGCTGGCGAAATGCCTTGATTGGGTTGGAACGGAAGAGGAACACCCCGAATCCCAGCAACAGGGCGCTACCCATAATCTGAATAATATCCTTAAACGAAGAGATGAAATTGACGATAAAACTCATCCCCATCCCCACCATCACGGCATACACCACGTCAGATAGCATCGCACCAACACCGGTGACAAATCCATGCCACCTCCCTTTGTTAAGAGTCCGTTGAATGCAAAGCGCTCCGATTGGGCCCATAGGTGCCGATACCAGCACGCCCATCAATATGCCTTTGAGTATAATTGAGATTGTTTCGTCCACGAAGTAACAGATTGTGTTTCATCTATCGGGATGCAAAGATATAAAAATTTCTACAGGCGCAGGACGGGATTTCTACCGACTCTCATTTTCCATTATTATAAAAAAGAGTAAGTTCAAAACAATTGCATTCAAATCCGGACGACCTGTAACGCCCCATTTCGCCTAAAATATAACGGTTTATATAGAAAGGCTCTGAGAAAAAATGGTTACTTTTGCAGCAATTTTCCCGACCTCCCTCTATCATAAAGGGGAGTCCCGGTTTCAATCGGGAAGAGTGGAATCTTTGCTTGTAACTAGTAACTTGTAACTCAATACAATGATTCGATTTTTTCAAAATCCTGCTAAAACGGTTCTTGCCGTTGAAGTAAACCATGCGTTATCTGCCGAAGATACACGCAAACTGGTTTGGCTGTTTAGTGAAGCAACGCCAATCGAAGCCGACTCTATCGAAGGTTGGTTTGTAGGTCCCCGCAAGGAGATGATTACTCCATGGAGTTCCAATGCCGTGGAAATCGCCCTCAACGTAGGCATTACCGGCATCACCCGCATCGAGGAGTATTTCCCTGTTGCTGACGAAAATGCAGCGCACGACCCGATGTTGCAGCGCATGTACAATGGTTTGAATCAAACAATTTTCACCGTTAACAAACAGCCGGAGCCCATCTTGCACATTACGGACATCGCGGCTTACAACCAACAGGAAGGTTTGGCTCTCAGCGACGACGAAGTGGCTTACCTGAATGAAGTAAGTGAAAAAATCGGACGCAAACTGACCGACAGCGAAATCTTCGGTTTCTCTCAGGTAAACTCTGAGCACTGCCGTCACAAAATTTTCAACGGCGTATTCGTAATCGACGGTGAAGAAAAAGAGAGCTCGCTTTTCAAACTCATCAAAAAGACTTCCGAAACCAACTGGAACAAGCTGGTTTCTGCCTATAAAGACAACGTTGCCTTCAGCGAAGGTCCTGTTGTGGAGCAATTCGCTCCTGCATCTGCCGACAAACCTGATTTCTTCCAGGTAAAAGATATCAAAACCGTTATTTCCCTGAAAGCGGAAACGCACAACTTCCCGACTACCGTTGAGCCTTTCAATGGGGCTGCTACCGGAACCGGTGGTGAGATCCGCGACCGTCTCGGCGGAGGTAAAGCGAGTTTGCCAATCGCCGGAACTGCCGTTTACATGACCTCATACCCACGTACCGATGGAGTTCGCGAATGGGAAGGTGCAATGCCGGAACGCAAATGGTTGTACCAGACTCCAGAACAAATCCTGATCAAAGCATCAAACGGTGCATCTGACTTCGGTAACAAATTCGGTCAGCCGCTGATCTGCGGTTCTGTCCTGACTTTCGAGCACGAAGAAAACAATAAAAAATACGGATTCGACAAAGTAATCATGTTGGCCGGAGGTGTCGGTTACGGTACTTTGAAAGACGCTTTGAAAGGCGAGCCTGAAGTAGGCGACAAAGTAGTGGTAATGGGTGGTGATAACTACCGCATCGGTATGGGTGGCGGTGCCGTATCATCCGTGGATACCGGTCACTACGAAAATGCCGTTGAGCTGAATGCCGTACAACGTGCCAACCCGGAAATGCAGAAACGCGTAGCCAACGTAATCCGTGCATTGGCCGAAGCGGATGAAAACCCAATCGTATCTATCCACGACCACGGTGCAGGCGGTCACCTTAACTCGCTTTCTGAGTTGGTAGAGACTACCGGTGGTCTGATCCACGTGGACAAACTTCCCGTAGGCGACCCTACTCTTTCTGCTAAAGAAATCGTGGGTAACGAGAGCCAGGAGCGTATGGGCTTGCTCATCAAAGAAAAAGATATCGAACGTGTACAAAAAATCGCTGAACGCGAACGCGCTCCGATGTACGTAGTGGGTGAAACTACCGGCGACATGAAGTTTGTATTCGAACAAGCTGACGGCGAACGACCTATCGACCTTCAACTGGAAATGATGTTCGGTAAACCGCCACGTACCGTGATGACCGACAGCACAGTTGTTGAATCTTACAAAGAACCGGAATATCAGACTTCTGATATCCACAACTATATCGAAACCGTTCTTCAACTTGAAGCGGTGGCTTGTAAAGACTGGTTAACCAACAAAGTGGATCGTTCGGTAACCGGTAAAATCGCCCGCCAGCAATGTCAGGGTGAATTGCAGTTGCCATTGAGCGACTGTGGTGTGGTTGCCCTTGACTACAAAGGCGAAGCGGGTATCGCAACCTCTATCGGCCACGCTCCTCAGGCAGCGATGGCTGACCCTGAAGCCGGTTCTGTTTTGGCTGTTGCCGAATCATTGACCAACCTCGTGTGGGCTCCGATGAAAGACGGATTGGAGAGCGTTTCTCTTTCTGCCAACTGGATGTGGCCTTGCCGCAACGCCGGTGAAGATGCCCGCCTGTACAAAGCAGTGGAAGCATGTAGCCAGTTTGCTTGCGACCTCGGCATCAACATCCCGACCGGTAAAGACTCATTGTCGATGACACAGAAATACGGCGACGAGAAAGTAATTTCTCCGGGAACCGTAATCATCTCTGCCGGTGGTGAAGTTAGCGACATCAAGAAAGTGGTTTCACCTGTTTTGGTACAGGAAAAAGGAACTGCCCTTTACTACATCGACTTCTCATTTGACACATTCAAACTCGGCGGTTCTGCATTTGCTCAGGCTCAAAACAAAATCGGCATGGAAGTGCCGACTGTCAAAGACACTGAGTATTTCGCTGACGCATTCATGACTATCCAGGGATTGATCGAGAAAGGACTGATCCTTGCCGGTCACGACATCTCTGCCGGTGGTATGATTACCACTATGCTGGAAATGTGTTTTGCCAATGTAGAAGGCGGTCTGGAAGTGACGCTGGATAAAATCGACGAAGAAGATATCATCAAAATCCTTTTCGCAGAAAATCCGGGCGTAATCATTCAGGTAAAAGACAAAACTGCTGTAGAGAAAGCATTGGAAGAAGCTGGCGTAGGATTCCTCCGCATCGCTAAACCATGCGACGAGCGTCACATCCTGATCAACAAAGAGGGTATCGAATACCAGTTGGGCATCGACTACCTGCGTGACCTGTGGTACTCTTCTTCTTACCTGCTTGATCGCAAACAGAGCGGTGAAGCTTGTGCCAAAGCACGTTTTGAAAACTACAAACAACAGCCTATCGAGTGGAAGTTCAACCAGGCTTTCACCGGTAAAATGTCACAATACAACCTCAACCCACGCCACGAGGCAAGCGGCATCAAAGCAGCTATCCTCCGTGATAAAGGTACTAATGGCGAACGCGAGATGGCTTACGCCTTGTATCTGGCAGGTTTCGACGTGAAAGACGTTCACCTGACTGACCTTGCCAGCGGTCGTGAAACATTGGAAGATGTAAACATGGTGGTATTCTGCGGTGGATTCTCTAACTCAGACGTTCTGGGTTCTGCTAAAGGATGGGCCGGTGGTATTCTCTTCAACGAGAAAGCGAAAGCGGCTATCGACAAGTTCATGGCTCGCCCTGACACGTTGAGTCTCGGTATCTGTAACGGTTGCCAGCTGATGGCCGAACTTGAAATGATATACCCTGAGCACGAACTGAAACACAAGATGTTGCATAACGATTCACACAAATTCGAATCGAACTTCGTGACTCTTGAGATTCCTCAAAACAACTCGGTGATGCTGGGCTCATTGTCTGGTAGCAAAATCGGTGTTTGGGTGGCTCACGGTGAAGGTAAATTCTCATTCCCTTACGGTGAAGAGCAATACAACATTATCGCGAAATACAACTACGACGCATATCCTGCCAATCCGAACGGTTCTGCATTTGCAACTGCCGGTGTTTGCTCGAAAGATGGTCGCCACTTAGCGATGATGCCTCACCCTGAACGTGCAATCTTCCCTTGGCAGTGTGGTTTCTACCCGACTGACCGCAAAGAGAACGATCAGGTGACTCCATGGATGGAAGCATTCAGCAATGCCTTCAACTGGATCAAAGGTCACACGAAGTAATTAGCCTCCCCATTCGGGGCGCGACTCCAAGTCGCACCCCGAATAACCGATATTCGAAAGCGCAATGCCTGATTGGTGTTGCGCTTTTCTTTTTCAAATAATTAATGGA
Proteins encoded in this window:
- the purL gene encoding phosphoribosylformylglycinamidine synthase; translation: MIRFFQNPAKTVLAVEVNHALSAEDTRKLVWLFSEATPIEADSIEGWFVGPRKEMITPWSSNAVEIALNVGITGITRIEEYFPVADENAAHDPMLQRMYNGLNQTIFTVNKQPEPILHITDIAAYNQQEGLALSDDEVAYLNEVSEKIGRKLTDSEIFGFSQVNSEHCRHKIFNGVFVIDGEEKESSLFKLIKKTSETNWNKLVSAYKDNVAFSEGPVVEQFAPASADKPDFFQVKDIKTVISLKAETHNFPTTVEPFNGAATGTGGEIRDRLGGGKASLPIAGTAVYMTSYPRTDGVREWEGAMPERKWLYQTPEQILIKASNGASDFGNKFGQPLICGSVLTFEHEENNKKYGFDKVIMLAGGVGYGTLKDALKGEPEVGDKVVVMGGDNYRIGMGGGAVSSVDTGHYENAVELNAVQRANPEMQKRVANVIRALAEADENPIVSIHDHGAGGHLNSLSELVETTGGLIHVDKLPVGDPTLSAKEIVGNESQERMGLLIKEKDIERVQKIAERERAPMYVVGETTGDMKFVFEQADGERPIDLQLEMMFGKPPRTVMTDSTVVESYKEPEYQTSDIHNYIETVLQLEAVACKDWLTNKVDRSVTGKIARQQCQGELQLPLSDCGVVALDYKGEAGIATSIGHAPQAAMADPEAGSVLAVAESLTNLVWAPMKDGLESVSLSANWMWPCRNAGEDARLYKAVEACSQFACDLGINIPTGKDSLSMTQKYGDEKVISPGTVIISAGGEVSDIKKVVSPVLVQEKGTALYYIDFSFDTFKLGGSAFAQAQNKIGMEVPTVKDTEYFADAFMTIQGLIEKGLILAGHDISAGGMITTMLEMCFANVEGGLEVTLDKIDEEDIIKILFAENPGVIIQVKDKTAVEKALEEAGVGFLRIAKPCDERHILINKEGIEYQLGIDYLRDLWYSSSYLLDRKQSGEACAKARFENYKQQPIEWKFNQAFTGKMSQYNLNPRHEASGIKAAILRDKGTNGEREMAYALYLAGFDVKDVHLTDLASGRETLEDVNMVVFCGGFSNSDVLGSAKGWAGGILFNEKAKAAIDKFMARPDTLSLGICNGCQLMAELEMIYPEHELKHKMLHNDSHKFESNFVTLEIPQNNSVMLGSLSGSKIGVWVAHGEGKFSFPYGEEQYNIIAKYNYDAYPANPNGSAFATAGVCSKDGRHLAMMPHPERAIFPWQCGFYPTDRKENDQVTPWMEAFSNAFNWIKGHTK
- a CDS encoding carbohydrate-binding family 9-like protein, which produces MKSANIPYLPQLAELDEERIIQLMEEKATRQSIDHVNWPQFHYKPIAAYSIAHDADRIYIHFFVRGNCLKALYTEDQSPVWTDSCVEFFVQPPGSEFYYNFEFNCIGTCYAAKRSSRDDFALLTADELAQIKRYPALGHKPFQEMEGLFVWDVLVSIPFSLIGLDGKNLPDSIRANFYKCADGTILPHYLSWNPIETPKPDFHRPEFFGELFLQKP
- a CDS encoding LysE family translocator; the encoded protein is MDETISIILKGILMGVLVSAPMGPIGALCIQRTLNKGRWHGFVTGVGAMLSDVVYAVMVGMGMSFIVNFISSFKDIIQIMGSALLLGFGVFLFRSNPIKAFRQQRKNITTYTQDFVTAFLLTLSNPLIIFLFIALFARLNFYNADFSFGQHILGFVSIAVGALLWWLLVTTLFGKLRDRINLRRLWVVNRIIAGIIIAISLIGLIYSTFAEVKTTHAYHSVKHICSFSVKD
- a CDS encoding F0F1 ATP synthase subunit gamma; the encoded protein is MDTLESLRRKLEGAGKIKSVVRTMKAVAASNIGQYESAVSSLGDYFRTVELGILAYFREEKITRSREHKTSKKEEERTICAIVLGSDQGLVGQFNDTLADYVIASLREMQGKQEVWAVGERVQFLLADSGLNLQHLFAVPQSVKAITPLVAQLLNQSELLRENSPDVEIYLYHNQPKPGAGYTPTVQRWLPLDETWRDSIAELHWPSGNLPEVIGGKKETLAALIREYLFVSLFKALAESLMSENASRLAAMQRAEKNIDELLDDLQHKFHSLRQSLIDEELFDVVSGFEALKNEEKREEDDVSDDK
- a CDS encoding helix-turn-helix domain-containing protein, with product MEKINPILLIRREMSKRHMTAVDLAKKLNLHPSTVKVMLHSDTIQVQRLLEISEILQYNFLLEIASTLSYSEPKIESVATVENSSSAQDDHIKELEMEVKILRQTLKEIVGKG
- a CDS encoding alternate F1F0 ATPase, F1 subunit alpha, whose amino-acid sequence is MPKNDLHTIVTDLFDQLEKNREQHLFTLSPREIGTVTSVTSGIARVSGLPGVGFEELLRFPGDVYGIAYNIDADEIGVILLGEDWLLHVGDEVERTGRVMDIPVGNAVIGRVINPVGEPMDGLGTIPFTERLPIERPAHPIMDRSAVSMPLQTGIKAIDALIPVGRGQRELIMGDRQTGKTAIAVDTIINQRGKDVICIYCAIGQRAASVAKVIANLRHHGAIDYTVVVATEGNNPPGLKYIAPYAATSIGEYFMEQGRDVLVIYDDLTEHARSYRELSLLLRRPPGREAFPGDIFYIHSRLLERATHLCDELKGGSLTALPIVETEAQNISAYIPTNLISITDGQIYLSPKLFELGILPAVDVGKSVSRVGGKAQLPAYRTVTGSLKLAYSQFEELENYARFGTRLDDNTKRIIEHGKRIRTWLKQPELHPLSVAEQIVVLLALTEGHFDSISIDDMKLAEAALLEACPQLPAELLDRIYTGTAFSDEDRSFILDFAGQILKAFEID